One window from the genome of Amycolatopsis sp. NBC_01480 encodes:
- the nucS gene encoding endonuclease NucS: protein MRLVIARCQVDYAGRLTAHLPMATRLLLVKSDGSVSVHSDDRAYKPLNWMSPPCWLIEDGKLWIVENKQGEKLVISIEEIYHDHAQELGAEPGLQKDGVEAHLQELLAEHIKTLGDGYTLVRREFPTAIGPVDIMARDPEGGSVAVEIKRRGEIDGVEQLTRYLELLNRDPLLAPVQGVFAAQLIKPQARTLAEDRGIRCLTLDYDALRGIESDEFRLF, encoded by the coding sequence GTGCGTCTCGTGATCGCTCGCTGCCAGGTCGACTACGCCGGCCGTCTGACCGCCCATCTGCCGATGGCCACCCGGCTGCTGCTCGTCAAGTCCGACGGCTCCGTGTCCGTCCACTCCGATGACCGCGCCTACAAGCCGCTGAACTGGATGAGCCCGCCGTGCTGGCTCATCGAGGACGGCAAGCTGTGGATCGTCGAGAACAAGCAGGGCGAGAAGCTGGTGATCTCGATCGAGGAGATCTACCACGACCACGCCCAAGAGCTGGGTGCAGAGCCCGGCCTGCAGAAGGACGGCGTGGAGGCCCACCTCCAGGAGCTGCTGGCCGAGCACATCAAGACCCTCGGCGACGGCTACACGCTGGTGCGCCGGGAGTTCCCCACCGCCATCGGCCCGGTCGACATCATGGCGCGCGACCCCGAGGGCGGCAGCGTCGCCGTCGAGATCAAGCGCCGCGGCGAGATCGACGGCGTGGAACAGCTGACGCGGTACCTCGAGCTGCTCAACCGCGACCCGTTGCTGGCACCGGTGCAGGGCGTGTTCGCCGCGCAGCTGATCAAGCCGCAGGCGCGCACCCTCGCCGAGGACCGCGGCATCCGCTGCCTCACCCTCGACTACGACGCGCTGCGCGGCATCGAGTCCGACGAGTTCCGCCTGTTCTGA